Proteins from one Paraburkholderia sp. BL10I2N1 genomic window:
- the argF gene encoding ornithine carbamoyltransferase: protein MTAKKIRHYLQFKDFSLDDYEYVLERARILKRKFKNYETYHPLHDRTLAMIFEKNSTRTRLSFEAGIFQLGGHAVFMSTRDTQLGRGEPIEDAAQVISRMVDIIMIRTFGQDILQRFADNSRVPVINGLTNEYHPCQVLADIFTYFEHRGPIRGKTVAWVGDANNMLYTWIEAAHILGFKLRLSTPAGYKLDHALVAPESAPFWQDFDDPHEACEGADLVTTDVWTSMGFEAENEARKKAFADWCVDADMIARANPDALFMHCLPAHRGEEVSAEVIDGPQSVVWDEAENRLHVQKALMEYLLLGKLNH from the coding sequence ATGACCGCCAAGAAAATTCGCCACTATCTGCAGTTCAAGGACTTCTCGCTGGACGACTACGAGTACGTGCTGGAACGCGCGCGCATTTTGAAGCGAAAGTTCAAGAACTACGAGACCTATCACCCACTCCACGACCGCACGCTCGCGATGATCTTCGAGAAAAACTCGACGCGCACGCGCCTGTCGTTCGAAGCGGGCATCTTCCAGCTCGGCGGCCATGCCGTGTTCATGAGCACGCGCGACACGCAGCTAGGCCGCGGCGAACCGATCGAAGATGCCGCGCAGGTGATCTCGCGAATGGTCGACATCATCATGATCCGCACGTTCGGCCAGGACATCCTGCAACGTTTCGCCGACAACTCGCGCGTGCCGGTCATCAACGGCCTGACGAACGAATACCACCCGTGCCAGGTGCTGGCCGACATCTTCACCTACTTCGAGCATCGCGGGCCGATCCGCGGCAAGACGGTCGCGTGGGTCGGTGACGCGAATAACATGCTGTACACCTGGATCGAAGCGGCACACATCCTCGGTTTCAAGCTGCGCCTGTCGACACCGGCCGGCTACAAGCTCGACCATGCGCTCGTCGCGCCTGAAAGCGCGCCGTTCTGGCAGGACTTCGACGATCCGCATGAAGCCTGCGAGGGCGCCGATCTCGTCACGACGGACGTGTGGACCAGCATGGGTTTCGAAGCCGAAAACGAGGCGCGCAAAAAAGCCTTTGCCGACTGGTGCGTCGACGCCGACATGATAGCGCGCGCCAACCCGGATGCCCTGTTCATGCACTGTCTGCCTGCCCATCGCGGCGAAGAAGTGAGCGCGGAAGTGATCGACGGGCCGCAGAGCGTCGTATGGGACGAAGCGGAAAACCGTCTGCACGTGCAAAAGGCGCTGATGGAATACCTGCTGCTCGGCAAGCTGAATCACTGA
- a CDS encoding 3-hydroxyacyl-CoA dehydrogenase, translating into MEIRNNVFLITGGASGLGAATARLVVEHGGKVVLADLNQDAGNGLAKELGGVFVKCDVSREEDATHAVEAATKLGTLRGLINCAGVAPAIKTVGKDGPHPLDAFAKTISINLIGTFNMIRLAAAAMSKNEPTENGERGVIVNTASVAAFDGQIGQAAYAASKSGVVGMTLPIARDLSRNAIRVMTIAPGIFETPMLLGMPQDVQDALGAMVPFPPRLGKPSEYAMLVKQILDNPMLNGEVIRLDGAIRMQPK; encoded by the coding sequence ATGGAGATTCGCAACAACGTATTCCTCATCACGGGCGGCGCATCGGGCCTGGGCGCGGCGACTGCGCGCCTCGTGGTCGAGCACGGCGGCAAGGTTGTGCTCGCCGATCTCAACCAGGACGCCGGCAATGGCCTCGCGAAGGAACTCGGTGGCGTGTTCGTGAAATGCGACGTCAGCCGCGAAGAGGACGCAACACACGCCGTCGAAGCCGCGACAAAACTCGGCACGCTACGCGGCCTGATCAACTGTGCAGGCGTCGCGCCGGCGATCAAGACGGTTGGCAAGGATGGTCCGCATCCGCTCGACGCCTTCGCAAAAACCATCTCGATCAACCTGATCGGCACCTTCAACATGATCCGCCTCGCCGCGGCTGCAATGTCGAAGAACGAGCCGACTGAGAACGGTGAGCGCGGGGTGATCGTCAACACGGCTTCAGTGGCTGCGTTCGACGGACAGATCGGGCAGGCGGCCTATGCGGCATCGAAGAGCGGCGTGGTCGGCATGACGCTGCCGATCGCGCGCGATCTGTCGCGCAACGCGATCCGTGTCATGACGATTGCCCCCGGCATCTTCGAAACGCCGATGCTGCTCGGCATGCCGCAGGACGTGCAGGACGCGCTCGGCGCGATGGTGCCGTTCCCGCCGCGCCTCGGCAAGCCGTCGGAGTATGCGATGCTCGTCAAGCAGATCCTCGACAATCCAATGCTGAATGGCGAAGTCATTCGCCTCGATGGTGCGATCCGGATGCAGCCGAAGTAA
- the plsY gene encoding glycerol-3-phosphate 1-O-acyltransferase PlsY, translating into MENLIVAVAAYLIGSVSFAVIVSASMGLADPRSYGSKNPGATNVLRSGNKTAAILTLLGDAFKGWLAVWLVSHFGPHYGLDDPAIALAAIAVFLGHLYPVYFRFKGGKGVATAAGVLLAIHPVLGIATLLTWLIIAFFFRYSSLAALVAAVFAPFFDVFLFGPNIIALAVLAMSALLIWRHRANIGKLIEGKESRIGEKKRGAPPTGKAR; encoded by the coding sequence ATGGAAAACCTGATTGTCGCCGTCGCGGCCTACCTGATCGGCTCGGTGTCGTTTGCCGTGATCGTGAGCGCCTCGATGGGGCTCGCCGACCCGCGTTCATACGGGTCGAAGAATCCTGGCGCGACCAACGTCCTGCGCAGCGGCAACAAGACCGCCGCGATCCTCACGCTGCTCGGCGATGCATTCAAAGGGTGGCTCGCGGTGTGGCTCGTCAGCCACTTCGGCCCGCACTATGGCCTCGATGATCCGGCGATCGCGCTCGCCGCGATTGCGGTGTTCCTCGGCCATCTGTATCCGGTCTACTTCCGCTTCAAGGGCGGCAAGGGCGTGGCGACCGCAGCGGGTGTCCTGCTTGCGATCCATCCGGTGCTGGGAATCGCGACGCTGCTGACGTGGCTCATCATCGCGTTCTTTTTCCGCTATTCGTCGTTGGCGGCGCTCGTGGCCGCCGTGTTCGCGCCGTTCTTCGACGTGTTCCTGTTCGGTCCGAACATCATTGCGCTGGCTGTGCTCGCGATGAGCGCGCTGTTGATCTGGCGCCATCGGGCGAACATCGGCAAGCTGATCGAGGGCAAGGAAAGCCGAATCGGCGAGAAGAAGCGCGGCGCGCCACCGACGGGCAAGGCACGTTGA
- the murJ gene encoding murein biosynthesis integral membrane protein MurJ — translation MNLFRALLTVSGFTLLSRVTGLARETLIARAFGASQYTDAFYVAFRIPNLLRRISAEGAFSQAFVPILAEFKNQQGHDATKALVDATSTVLAWALVLLSLIGIAGASFVVFVVASGLRADGQAYTLAVSMTRIMFPYIVFISLTSLASAVLNTYKSFSLPAFAPVLLNVAFIAAAVFVAPHMKTPVYALAWAVIAGGVLQFFVQLPGLKKIDMMPRIGLNPMRALAHRGVKRVLSKMVPAMFAVSASQISLIINTNIASHIGPGAVSWINYADRLMEFPTALLGVALGTILLPSLSKAHVDADPHEYSSLLDWGLRVTFLLAAPSAAALFFFAEPLTATLFHYGRFDGHAVVMVSRALSAYGVGLIGLILIKILAPGFYAKQDIKTPVKIAVGVLIVTQLSNYVFVPIFAHAGLTLSIGLGSCVNASLLFIMLRRRGIYMPSSGWAHFFVQLLGACLVLAGAMHWFSISFDWVGLHAEPVRRIVLLGACLVLFAALYFGMLWAMGFKYAYFRRRVK, via the coding sequence ATGAATCTATTCCGAGCCCTGCTGACGGTCAGCGGATTCACGCTGCTGTCGCGCGTGACCGGTCTGGCCCGCGAGACGTTGATCGCCCGAGCGTTCGGCGCCAGCCAATATACCGATGCGTTCTACGTCGCCTTCCGCATCCCGAACCTGCTGCGCCGGATTTCGGCCGAAGGTGCATTTTCTCAGGCCTTCGTGCCCATTCTTGCCGAGTTCAAGAACCAGCAAGGCCACGACGCGACCAAGGCGCTTGTCGACGCGACCTCGACCGTACTTGCCTGGGCGCTGGTCCTGCTTTCGCTGATCGGCATTGCTGGCGCGTCGTTTGTCGTCTTCGTCGTCGCCTCCGGCCTGCGGGCCGACGGACAGGCGTATACGCTTGCCGTTTCGATGACGCGGATCATGTTTCCGTACATCGTGTTTATCTCGCTGACTTCGCTTGCGTCCGCGGTGCTCAACACGTACAAGAGTTTCTCGCTGCCTGCGTTTGCGCCCGTTCTGCTAAACGTTGCGTTCATCGCTGCGGCGGTATTCGTCGCACCCCACATGAAGACGCCCGTTTATGCACTCGCATGGGCGGTGATCGCGGGCGGCGTGCTGCAGTTCTTCGTACAACTGCCGGGGCTGAAGAAAATCGACATGATGCCGCGCATCGGTCTGAACCCGATGCGCGCGCTCGCGCACCGTGGTGTCAAGCGCGTGCTGTCGAAAATGGTGCCGGCGATGTTTGCGGTATCCGCTTCGCAGATCAGTCTCATCATCAACACGAACATCGCGTCGCATATCGGTCCCGGCGCGGTATCGTGGATCAACTACGCCGACCGGCTGATGGAGTTCCCCACTGCGCTGCTCGGTGTCGCGCTTGGCACGATCCTGTTGCCGAGCCTGTCGAAGGCGCACGTCGACGCCGATCCGCACGAATATTCGTCGCTGCTCGACTGGGGCCTGCGCGTGACGTTTCTGCTCGCCGCGCCGAGCGCGGCCGCGCTGTTCTTCTTCGCTGAGCCGCTGACCGCTACGCTCTTCCACTACGGCAGGTTCGATGGCCATGCGGTGGTGATGGTGAGCCGTGCATTGTCGGCATACGGTGTCGGATTGATCGGACTGATCCTCATCAAGATTCTCGCACCGGGTTTTTACGCGAAGCAGGACATCAAGACGCCAGTGAAAATCGCGGTCGGCGTGCTGATCGTCACGCAGTTGAGCAATTACGTGTTCGTGCCGATCTTCGCGCATGCCGGCTTGACGCTCAGTATCGGCCTCGGCTCGTGCGTGAATGCATCGCTGCTGTTCATCATGCTGCGTCGCCGTGGCATTTATATGCCGTCCAGCGGCTGGGCGCATTTCTTCGTGCAGTTGCTCGGCGCGTGCCTCGTGCTGGCCGGCGCGATGCACTGGTTCTCCATAAGTTTCGACTGGGTCGGCCTGCACGCCGAACCGGTACGCCGCATCGTTTTGCTGGGCGCGTGCCTCGTCCTGTTCGCCGCGCTATATTTCGGTATGCTCTGGGCGATGGGCTTCAAATACGCGTATTTCAGAAGGCGGGTGAAGTGA
- the rpsT gene encoding 30S ribosomal protein S20, translating into MANSAQARKRARQAAKANSHNSALRSKFRTAIKAVRKAIDAGDQAKAAELFKASSKTIDIIADKKIVHKNKAARHKSRLAAAIKGLQAPAAQ; encoded by the coding sequence ATGGCTAACTCCGCACAAGCACGCAAGCGCGCCCGTCAGGCCGCCAAGGCAAACTCGCACAATTCGGCGCTGCGCTCGAAGTTCCGCACCGCGATCAAGGCAGTCCGCAAGGCAATCGACGCCGGCGACCAGGCCAAGGCCGCTGAACTCTTCAAGGCGTCGTCGAAGACGATCGACATCATCGCCGACAAGAAAATCGTTCACAAGAACAAGGCCGCTCGTCATAAGAGCCGCCTCGCTGCAGCCATCAAGGGTCTGCAAGCGCCCGCAGCGCAGTAA
- the kdsB gene encoding 3-deoxy-manno-octulosonate cytidylyltransferase, giving the protein MTQSTPPGTQPFIAVVPARLSSTRLPNKPLADIGGKPMVVRVAERALESGARQVLIASDAQSVLDVAREHGIEAMLTRADHPSGTDRLAEVAAHFGWSDDTIVVNVQGDEPLIDPALVRGVASHLAASDGCAIATAAHPISDPAEIFNPNVVKVVLDARSVALYFSRAPIPWARDAYQPHWPDVASMPVPPAVATVYRHIGLYAYRAKFLRTYPTLTLSPIEQAEALEQLRAMWHGERIAVLVTQDAPLPGVDTPADLARVQALFGSRA; this is encoded by the coding sequence ATGACCCAGTCCACGCCACCAGGCACCCAGCCGTTCATCGCCGTCGTTCCGGCCCGCCTCTCATCGACCCGTCTGCCGAACAAGCCGCTCGCCGATATCGGCGGCAAGCCGATGGTGGTGCGCGTAGCAGAACGCGCGCTGGAATCCGGCGCGCGGCAGGTGCTGATCGCATCGGACGCGCAATCAGTGCTCGACGTCGCTCGCGAACATGGCATCGAAGCGATGCTGACGCGTGCCGATCATCCGTCGGGCACCGATCGCCTCGCCGAAGTGGCCGCGCATTTCGGCTGGAGCGACGACACGATCGTCGTCAACGTGCAGGGTGACGAGCCACTGATCGATCCGGCGCTCGTGCGCGGCGTCGCGTCCCACCTCGCGGCAAGCGACGGCTGTGCCATCGCTACCGCGGCCCATCCGATCTCCGATCCCGCGGAAATCTTCAATCCGAACGTCGTGAAGGTCGTGCTCGATGCGCGGAGCGTCGCGCTGTACTTCTCGCGCGCGCCGATTCCGTGGGCACGCGACGCGTATCAGCCGCACTGGCCCGATGTCGCATCGATGCCCGTGCCGCCTGCAGTCGCGACCGTCTACCGGCACATCGGGCTGTACGCGTATCGCGCGAAATTCCTGCGCACATATCCGACGCTCACGCTGTCGCCAATCGAACAGGCCGAGGCACTCGAACAGCTGCGCGCGATGTGGCACGGCGAGCGGATCGCGGTGCTCGTCACGCAGGATGCGCCGTTGCCGGGCGTCGATACGCCGGCCGATCTCGCCCGCGTGCAGGCGCTATTCGGGTCGCGAGCATAA
- a CDS encoding argininosuccinate synthase, translated as MSDIKKVVLAYSGGLDTSVILKWLQDNYDAEVVTFTADIGQGEELEPARKKALQLGIKQDNIFIEDLREEFVRDFVFPMFRANTIYEGEYLLGTSIARPLIAKRQIEIARATGAQAVSHGATGKGNDQVRFELGYYALEPGIKVIAPWREWDLLSREKLLAYAEKAGIPIEMKHKQGGAPYSMDANLLHISFEGRHLEDPKAEAEPDMWRWTVSPEEAPDQAEYLDIEYERGDPVALNGKRLSPAEMLTELNRLGGKHGIGRLDLVENRYVGMKSRGCYETPGGTIMLKAHRGMESITLDREVAHLKDDLMARYASIIYNGYWWSPERRAIQVLIDHTQEKVNGWTRVKLYKGSVSVVARDSKDTLFDKTIATFDDDGGAYNQADAGGFIKLNALRMRIAENARRQRS; from the coding sequence ATGAGCGATATCAAGAAAGTCGTGCTCGCCTATTCGGGCGGCCTCGACACCTCCGTCATCCTGAAATGGTTGCAGGACAACTACGACGCCGAAGTCGTCACGTTCACGGCCGATATCGGCCAGGGCGAAGAACTGGAGCCGGCGCGCAAGAAAGCACTGCAACTCGGCATCAAGCAGGACAACATCTTCATCGAAGACCTGCGCGAAGAATTCGTGCGCGACTTCGTGTTCCCGATGTTCCGTGCGAACACGATCTACGAAGGCGAATACCTGCTGGGCACGTCGATCGCGCGTCCGCTGATCGCGAAGCGCCAGATCGAGATTGCCCGCGCAACCGGTGCCCAGGCCGTGTCGCACGGTGCGACCGGCAAGGGCAACGACCAGGTCCGCTTCGAACTCGGCTACTACGCGCTCGAACCGGGCATCAAAGTCATCGCTCCGTGGCGCGAATGGGATCTGCTTTCGCGTGAAAAGCTGCTCGCTTACGCCGAGAAGGCTGGCATTCCGATCGAAATGAAGCACAAGCAGGGCGGTGCGCCGTACTCGATGGACGCGAACCTGTTGCACATTTCGTTCGAAGGCCGTCACCTCGAAGACCCGAAGGCGGAAGCCGAACCCGACATGTGGCGCTGGACGGTCTCGCCCGAAGAAGCGCCGGATCAGGCGGAATACCTCGACATCGAATACGAGCGCGGCGACCCGGTCGCGCTCAATGGCAAGCGCCTGTCGCCGGCCGAAATGCTGACCGAACTGAACCGTCTCGGCGGCAAACACGGCATCGGCCGTCTGGATCTGGTCGAAAACCGCTACGTCGGCATGAAGTCGCGCGGCTGCTATGAAACGCCGGGCGGCACCATCATGCTAAAAGCGCACCGCGGCATGGAGTCGATCACACTCGACCGCGAAGTCGCTCACCTGAAGGACGACCTGATGGCGCGCTATGCGTCCATCATTTACAACGGCTACTGGTGGAGCCCGGAGCGTCGCGCCATCCAGGTGCTGATCGACCATACGCAGGAAAAGGTCAACGGCTGGACGCGCGTGAAGCTGTACAAGGGCAGCGTGTCCGTGGTGGCGCGCGACTCGAAGGACACGCTGTTCGACAAGACCATCGCGACCTTCGACGACGACGGCGGTGCATACAACCAGGCCGACGCCGGTGGCTTCATCAAGCTGAATGCGCTTCGTATGCGGATCGCTGAAAACGCGCGTCGCCAGCGTAGCTGA
- a CDS encoding YajQ family cyclic di-GMP-binding protein, which produces MPSFDVVSEANMIEVKNAIEQSNKEISTRFDFKGSDARVEQKERELTAYADDDFKLTQVKDVLLSKMAKRNVDVRFLDYGKIEKIGGDKVKQIITVKKGVSGDLAKKIVKLVKDSKIKVQASIQGDAVRVTGTKRDDLQSAIALLRKDVTDTPLDFNNFRD; this is translated from the coding sequence ATGCCATCGTTTGACGTTGTCAGCGAAGCCAACATGATCGAAGTCAAGAACGCGATCGAGCAGTCCAACAAGGAAATTTCGACCCGCTTCGACTTCAAGGGCTCGGATGCCCGTGTCGAGCAGAAGGAGCGCGAACTCACCGCCTACGCCGACGACGACTTCAAGCTCACCCAGGTCAAGGACGTGCTGCTGTCCAAAATGGCGAAGCGCAACGTGGACGTGCGCTTCCTCGACTACGGCAAGATCGAGAAGATCGGCGGCGACAAGGTCAAGCAGATCATCACCGTGAAGAAAGGTGTGTCGGGCGACCTCGCGAAGAAGATCGTCAAGCTCGTGAAGGACAGCAAGATCAAGGTCCAGGCGAGCATTCAGGGCGACGCGGTGCGCGTGACGGGCACCAAGCGCGACGATCTGCAAAGCGCTATTGCGCTGCTGCGCAAGGACGTGACCGACACGCCGCTCGACTTCAACAACTTCCGCGACTGA
- a CDS encoding DUF3579 domain-containing protein — translation MAEAPPTEYFIQGITKSGRKFRPSDWSERLAGVMSGFGPGARKGPNAYMQYSVYVRPTIIGDLKVVILDSRLRDIEPMAFDFVMNFAKDNDLVVTEACELPAHHGTQQQIAAEKA, via the coding sequence ATGGCCGAAGCACCTCCAACCGAATATTTCATTCAGGGGATCACGAAGAGCGGAAGGAAGTTTCGGCCGAGCGACTGGTCGGAGCGACTCGCTGGCGTGATGTCAGGTTTCGGTCCCGGCGCGAGGAAGGGGCCGAACGCCTACATGCAATATTCGGTGTACGTGCGTCCGACGATCATCGGCGACCTCAAGGTCGTCATTCTCGATTCGCGCCTTCGTGACATCGAACCGATGGCTTTCGATTTCGTCATGAACTTCGCGAAAGATAACGATCTCGTCGTGACCGAGGCGTGCGAATTGCCGGCTCACCACGGCACACAGCAGCAGATTGCAGCGGAGAAGGCCTAG
- a CDS encoding Trm112 family protein yields the protein MDARLLEILVCPICKGPLSYDRPAQELICHADKLAYPIRDGIPVMLVDEARQTVEGTPVEPLNPPSGS from the coding sequence GTGGACGCTCGCCTGCTTGAAATTCTTGTCTGCCCGATCTGCAAGGGCCCGCTCAGCTACGATCGTCCCGCGCAGGAACTAATCTGCCATGCCGACAAGCTCGCCTATCCGATCCGCGACGGCATCCCCGTGATGCTCGTCGACGAAGCGCGGCAGACCGTCGAAGGCACGCCCGTCGAACCGTTGAATCCGCCGTCGGGCTCGTAA
- a CDS encoding SirB1 family protein, with translation MTRVLDYFSTLVADDDSLPLTEAALSLAQDAYPDLDMTGVLAEIDELVVRLRRRMPDDADLKQKVGILNRFFFRELGFASNLNDYYDPDNSHLNIVLKRRRGIPISLAVLYLEMASQIGVPVRGVSFPGHFLLRVTTPDGDVMLNPTSGHSLTEPEMVEMLEPYVAKAGESVGRALRILLQPATRREIIARMLRNLKATYLQTERWQRLLGVQQRLVILLPESIEEVRDRGFAYARLDYLRPALEDLERYLGDRPDAEDATVVESQLHELRQRTQHNDRD, from the coding sequence ATGACGCGGGTTCTCGACTATTTCAGTACGCTTGTAGCCGACGACGACAGCCTGCCGCTCACCGAAGCGGCCCTGTCGCTTGCGCAGGACGCCTATCCGGATCTCGACATGACGGGCGTGCTCGCCGAGATCGACGAACTGGTCGTGCGGCTGCGCCGCCGTATGCCGGACGATGCCGACCTCAAGCAGAAAGTCGGCATCCTGAACCGTTTCTTCTTTCGCGAGCTGGGATTCGCCAGCAACCTCAACGACTACTACGATCCGGACAACAGTCATCTGAATATCGTGTTGAAACGTCGTCGCGGCATTCCGATCTCGCTCGCGGTGCTGTATCTGGAGATGGCGAGCCAGATCGGTGTTCCGGTGCGGGGTGTGTCGTTTCCGGGGCACTTCCTGCTGCGCGTGACAACGCCCGACGGCGACGTGATGCTCAATCCGACCTCGGGACATTCGCTGACCGAGCCCGAGATGGTCGAGATGCTCGAGCCGTATGTGGCGAAAGCGGGGGAGTCGGTGGGGCGAGCGCTGCGGATACTGCTGCAACCGGCGACGCGTCGCGAGATCATCGCGCGCATGCTGCGCAACTTGAAGGCGACCTATCTTCAGACGGAACGCTGGCAGCGTCTGCTCGGTGTGCAGCAGCGTCTTGTGATCCTGTTGCCGGAAAGCATCGAGGAAGTGCGCGATCGTGGCTTCGCGTATGCGCGGCTGGATTACCTGCGGCCCGCGCTCGAGGACCTCGAACGCTATCTCGGCGACCGTCCGGATGCGGAAGATGCAACCGTCGTGGAGTCCCAGTTGCACGAGTTGCGTCAGCGCACGCAGCATAACGACCGCGATTGA
- the adk gene encoding adenylate kinase, whose amino-acid sequence MRLILLGAPGAGKGTQANFIKEKFGIPQISTGDMLRAAVKAGTPLGLEAKRFMDAGELVTDELIINLVKERLREPDCANGYLFDGFPRTLPQAEAMKQAGVAIDYVLEIDVPFDEIIVRMSGRRMHAASGRTYHVKFNPPKVDNVDDVTGEPLIQRDDDREETVRKRLDVYVAQTKPLIEYYNDWAKRGDENGLKAPQYRSISGLGSVDEIRARVFDALK is encoded by the coding sequence ATGCGTTTGATCCTGTTGGGCGCACCCGGCGCGGGAAAGGGCACCCAGGCAAACTTCATCAAGGAAAAATTCGGCATCCCGCAGATTTCCACCGGTGACATGTTGCGTGCAGCCGTCAAGGCGGGCACGCCGCTGGGCCTCGAAGCCAAGCGCTTCATGGACGCAGGCGAGCTCGTCACCGACGAGCTGATCATCAACCTCGTCAAGGAACGCCTGCGCGAGCCGGACTGCGCGAACGGTTATCTGTTCGACGGCTTTCCACGCACGTTGCCCCAGGCAGAAGCCATGAAGCAGGCGGGTGTTGCGATCGATTACGTGCTGGAGATCGACGTACCGTTCGACGAGATCATCGTCCGGATGAGCGGCCGCCGCATGCATGCGGCGTCGGGTCGCACGTATCACGTGAAGTTCAACCCGCCGAAGGTCGACAACGTCGACGACGTGACAGGCGAGCCGTTGATCCAGCGCGACGACGACAGGGAAGAAACGGTCAGGAAGCGTCTCGACGTGTATGTCGCGCAGACGAAGCCCCTTATCGAGTACTACAACGACTGGGCAAAGCGCGGCGACGAGAACGGCCTGAAGGCGCCGCAATACCGGAGCATTTCCGGGCTCGGCTCGGTGGATGAAATCCGCGCGCGCGTGTTCGATGCGCTGAAGTGA
- the murB gene encoding UDP-N-acetylmuramate dehydrogenase, whose translation MSQAAAVSFLSSYPLKAHNTFGFDVRARLACRIEHEAQIVPAVDDPRSAGLPRLVLGGGSNVVLTRDFDGLVLLVALRGRRLAREDDDAWYVEAAAGENWHEFVEWTLAQGLPGLENLALIPGTVGAAPIQNIGAYGLEMCERFASLRAVELATGDVVELDAKACRFGYRDSFFKREGRDRFVITSVTFRLPKMWTPRAGYADIARELAADGFGDASPTAQAIFDAVVAVRRAKLPDPLEFGNAGSFFKNPVVDAAQFEALQQREPDVVSYRQPDGRVKLAAGWLIDRCGWKGRAMGAAAVHDRQALVLVNRGGATGAEMLTLARAIQSDVIRRFGVELDPEPVCL comes from the coding sequence ATGTCCCAAGCCGCTGCCGTTTCGTTTCTGTCCAGTTATCCGCTCAAGGCGCACAACACCTTTGGCTTCGATGTGCGTGCGCGCCTCGCGTGCCGCATCGAACATGAGGCGCAGATCGTCCCCGCGGTCGACGATCCCCGCTCGGCGGGCTTGCCGCGGCTGGTACTGGGCGGAGGCAGCAATGTCGTGCTGACGCGCGATTTCGACGGGCTCGTGCTGCTTGTTGCGCTGCGCGGCCGGCGTCTCGCGCGCGAGGACGATGACGCATGGTATGTCGAGGCGGCGGCCGGAGAGAACTGGCATGAATTCGTCGAGTGGACGCTTGCACAGGGCCTGCCCGGACTCGAGAACCTGGCGCTGATTCCGGGAACGGTCGGCGCTGCGCCCATCCAGAACATCGGCGCGTACGGCCTTGAAATGTGCGAGCGCTTCGCGTCGCTGCGGGCGGTCGAGCTGGCGACGGGCGATGTCGTCGAACTCGATGCAAAAGCCTGCCGCTTCGGCTATCGCGACAGTTTCTTCAAACGGGAAGGGCGCGACCGTTTCGTGATTACGTCGGTGACGTTCCGTCTGCCGAAAATGTGGACGCCGCGCGCCGGCTACGCCGACATTGCGCGCGAACTCGCTGCAGATGGCTTTGGCGACGCGTCACCGACTGCGCAGGCGATCTTCGATGCCGTCGTCGCGGTGCGGCGCGCAAAGCTGCCCGATCCGCTCGAATTCGGAAACGCGGGCAGTTTTTTCAAGAATCCGGTCGTCGATGCAGCGCAGTTCGAAGCGTTGCAGCAGCGCGAGCCGGACGTGGTGTCGTACCGGCAGCCCGATGGACGCGTGAAGCTCGCAGCTGGCTGGCTCATCGACCGGTGCGGCTGGAAGGGGCGAGCGATGGGCGCGGCGGCCGTTCACGACCGGCAGGCGCTGGTGCTGGTGAACCGCGGGGGCGCGACGGGCGCCGAGATGCTGACGCTGGCGCGGGCGATCCAGAGCGACGTTATTCGGCGGTTTGGCGTCGAGCTTGATCCGGAGCCCGTTTGCCTGTGA